One window from the genome of Echinicola vietnamensis DSM 17526 encodes:
- a CDS encoding TonB-dependent receptor, which produces MMKRSLLIMLLLYQTLLQGNAQEHSAALVGTVRLEAGPPLPGMVIRIAGTQLGTVTDEHGHYGIEGISPGKHTVSCNALGYAPQIKEVNFISGRSVSLDFYMAETAQQLGEVTVMGKTESTLLRESSKAVTVVDTKEAKLQTADLGEVLNTVSGVNVRRSGGLGSENRFSLNGLTDDQIRFMLDGIPLDIMGYSSGIANVPVNLIERAEIYKGVVPVDLGADALGGAVNLVSNGSSNHGKGAVSYQVGSFGTHRLSLEAQRKTNAKGFFVRGSGYYDHAKNNYLVDVEIVGDGGKLHDATVPRFHDSYQSYGLRGTVGLADQKWADEISLEVFANHTARDIQNNNVMSIVYGEVTSRNTNQGALLRYRKEIAGHLRINFASGYTYDRVNFVDTSRYIYTWTGDVVREADGTPRERSPGELGQATDRLIWDHVTYARLGMEYQLGANHLLRASSAPTYVSRSGDERWDEENETIDPLHEINTLFTWINGLEHRFNSADEKLENSFFVKHYFQAVRAEEPTSTLEVTRTMDRESNNFGIGTSLRFHLHPRWMLKASYEWATRLPRSGEIFGNGRLILPNLSLKPERSHNANLAVHFSSSLDAHGPWKLSLNGFLRGTDQLILLLGNNEVFSYQNVFAARSLGVEFNGSWQSSNKRLQVTANTTVQEFRNRSPKGDFGPYAGDRIPNRPYFFIHNSVGYHFPELFTHAGNLHLFLKNRYVHAFYKGWESVGLKKFKAIIPAQFIQHAGATYQMPVKGLKTSLTAEVHNLTNSEVYDFFGVQKPGRAFYLKLTTSF; this is translated from the coding sequence ATGATGAAAAGAAGCCTACTCATTATGTTGCTCCTATACCAGACGCTGCTCCAAGGGAATGCCCAGGAGCATTCGGCCGCACTGGTCGGAACGGTACGGTTGGAAGCCGGTCCCCCTCTTCCCGGCATGGTCATCAGGATAGCGGGCACCCAACTGGGAACCGTAACGGATGAACATGGCCACTATGGGATTGAGGGCATCAGTCCTGGAAAGCACACCGTATCCTGTAATGCTTTGGGCTACGCGCCCCAAATCAAGGAAGTCAACTTCATTTCGGGCAGGTCTGTTTCCCTTGACTTTTACATGGCCGAAACCGCCCAACAACTTGGTGAGGTGACCGTGATGGGCAAAACCGAATCGACCTTGCTCCGCGAATCCTCCAAGGCCGTCACCGTAGTGGATACCAAAGAAGCAAAACTCCAAACGGCCGATCTCGGTGAGGTCCTCAACACCGTATCGGGGGTAAATGTACGGCGATCGGGCGGACTGGGTTCGGAAAACCGTTTTTCCCTTAACGGCCTCACCGACGACCAGATCCGGTTTATGCTGGACGGTATACCGTTGGACATTATGGGGTACAGCTCGGGAATCGCCAATGTACCCGTAAATTTGATTGAGCGGGCAGAAATCTATAAAGGGGTAGTCCCCGTGGATCTGGGAGCCGATGCCCTTGGGGGTGCCGTGAACCTGGTGTCCAATGGCAGCAGCAACCATGGCAAAGGGGCGGTATCCTATCAGGTGGGTTCCTTTGGCACACATCGGCTGTCACTGGAGGCGCAGCGCAAAACCAATGCAAAAGGCTTCTTTGTTCGTGGCAGCGGGTACTATGACCACGCGAAGAACAATTACCTCGTGGATGTGGAAATTGTGGGAGACGGGGGAAAACTGCACGATGCTACCGTGCCCCGGTTCCACGATTCGTACCAAAGCTACGGCCTACGCGGAACCGTGGGCCTGGCAGACCAAAAATGGGCAGATGAAATATCGTTGGAAGTTTTTGCCAACCACACTGCCCGCGATATCCAAAACAACAACGTCATGTCGATCGTCTATGGCGAAGTCACCAGCCGGAACACCAACCAAGGTGCCCTGCTGCGCTATCGAAAAGAAATTGCCGGGCACCTTCGCATCAACTTTGCCAGCGGATATACCTATGACCGGGTAAACTTTGTGGATACCAGTCGGTACATCTATACCTGGACAGGAGATGTGGTCAGGGAGGCAGACGGGACACCACGAGAACGCTCCCCGGGCGAGCTCGGACAAGCAACCGACCGCCTGATATGGGACCATGTCACCTATGCACGGCTTGGAATGGAGTATCAACTGGGAGCAAACCATCTTTTACGGGCTTCGTCGGCCCCCACCTATGTCTCCCGGTCCGGTGACGAAAGATGGGACGAAGAAAACGAGACCATCGACCCCCTTCATGAAATAAACACGCTGTTTACTTGGATAAACGGACTGGAACACCGCTTCAATTCGGCCGATGAAAAATTGGAAAACAGCTTCTTTGTCAAGCACTACTTCCAAGCTGTCCGCGCAGAAGAACCCACAAGCACCCTTGAAGTCACCAGGACCATGGACCGGGAGTCAAACAATTTTGGTATCGGCACCAGTCTTCGCTTTCACCTGCATCCGCGGTGGATGCTGAAGGCATCCTATGAATGGGCCACACGGTTGCCCAGGTCGGGAGAGATTTTCGGCAACGGTAGGTTGATCTTGCCCAATCTATCCTTGAAGCCAGAAAGGAGCCATAATGCCAACCTGGCGGTTCATTTCTCCAGTTCCCTGGACGCCCATGGACCGTGGAAGCTTTCCCTGAATGGTTTTTTGCGCGGCACCGACCAGCTTATCCTACTGCTGGGCAATAATGAGGTTTTCAGCTATCAAAACGTTTTTGCGGCCCGGTCACTAGGTGTTGAATTCAACGGGTCATGGCAGTCTTCCAATAAACGCCTGCAGGTCACCGCCAACACCACTGTCCAGGAATTCAGGAACCGAAGCCCCAAGGGCGATTTTGGTCCCTATGCAGGAGATCGCATCCCCAACAGGCCCTATTTCTTCATCCATAACAGTGTAGGCTATCATTTCCCGGAGCTGTTTACCCATGCAGGGAACCTGCATCTATTCCTCAAAAACCGTTATGTACACGCGTTTTACAAGGGCTGGGAAAGCGTGGGCCTCAAGAAATTCAAGGCCATCATCCCTGCACAATTTATCCAACATGCAGGCGCCACCTATCAAATGCCCGTCAAAGGGCTGAAAACTTCCCTGACCGCGGAGGTCCACAACCTCACCAATTCGGAGGTCTATGACTTCTTTGGAGTCCAAAAACCGGGCAGGGCCTTCTATTTGAAATTGACCACATCATTTTAA
- a CDS encoding PepSY-associated TM helix domain-containing protein produces MNIKKTIGKIHLWLGLTSGLVVFMVSITGCLWVFQDEIRPLVYQDRMYIDPPPGGNDRMPLTALVNAAEEALGNGYSVERAYYPTAENETVYIQFRKFNEGTDQTVRWYGDYIVYFYKVFLNPYTGEVVHIENTKWEFFNVVLWAHFTLLLPYSIGHEVVGYGILVFVVMLITGLVLWWPKNRSAARQRFWFRWKRTTRWKRRNYDLHNILGFYALVFALVMAVTGLVWSFDWVGEGIQWVANGGKSIKAGHKHPKITFSEPDQAQVLDAIMAKMVGRHPDARYFYIRFPRKEDSPMSINATMGNHGYGNYIRYLIHPYTAEIIEESRFENLTNGEKAAELNYPIHVGSILGIPGKVLAFLTSLVAASLPVSGCLIWLGKRRKGKRRPSGSRHPAQRPATTAATPRP; encoded by the coding sequence ATGAACATCAAAAAAACCATAGGAAAGATTCACCTCTGGCTCGGATTGACATCCGGGCTAGTGGTGTTTATGGTGTCCATTACCGGCTGTCTGTGGGTATTTCAGGACGAGATACGTCCTTTGGTTTACCAGGACAGGATGTACATCGATCCACCGCCAGGGGGCAATGACCGAATGCCATTGACCGCACTGGTCAATGCTGCCGAAGAAGCCCTGGGCAATGGATATTCCGTGGAAAGGGCCTATTACCCTACCGCCGAAAATGAAACCGTCTATATTCAGTTCAGAAAGTTCAATGAAGGCACGGACCAGACCGTGCGCTGGTACGGAGATTACATCGTTTACTTTTATAAGGTATTCCTCAATCCCTACACCGGGGAAGTGGTCCATATTGAAAACACCAAGTGGGAGTTTTTCAATGTTGTCCTGTGGGCACATTTCACCCTCCTTCTGCCCTATTCCATTGGCCACGAAGTGGTGGGCTATGGCATACTGGTATTCGTGGTCATGTTGATCACCGGATTGGTACTTTGGTGGCCCAAAAACCGGTCTGCTGCCAGGCAACGGTTCTGGTTCCGATGGAAACGGACGACCCGATGGAAGCGCAGGAACTATGACCTGCACAACATCCTTGGGTTTTATGCGTTGGTCTTTGCCCTTGTCATGGCCGTTACCGGATTGGTATGGTCCTTTGATTGGGTAGGCGAAGGGATCCAATGGGTCGCCAATGGGGGAAAGTCCATAAAAGCCGGCCACAAACATCCAAAAATCACCTTCTCCGAACCGGACCAGGCCCAGGTATTGGACGCCATAATGGCCAAAATGGTTGGCAGGCACCCCGATGCCCGCTATTTTTACATCAGGTTTCCCCGTAAGGAGGACAGCCCCATGTCCATCAATGCGACAATGGGAAACCACGGCTATGGAAATTATATCCGGTACCTTATCCATCCCTACACCGCTGAAATCATCGAGGAATCACGGTTCGAAAACCTTACCAATGGGGAAAAGGCCGCTGAGCTGAACTATCCGATCCATGTGGGGAGTATCTTGGGCATCCCGGGCAAAGTCCTTGCCTTTCTGACGAGTTTGGTTGCTGCCAGTCTTCCGGTAAGCGGATGCCTTATTTGGCTGGGAAAAAGGCGAAAAGGGAAACGTCGACCTTCCGGGAGCAGGCATCCTGCCCAAAGGCCTGCGACAACGGCCGCCACCCCCCGGCCCTAA
- a CDS encoding AAA family ATPase, which translates to MKRCWIQNNFYVITGGPGVGKTTLLEELKNRGHRTVPEIARELIREQQQKDGNALPWRDRELYRDILFERSVIGFEENCHGISKELPVFFDRGFLDAICYGELIRTAISRRMKAYAENWRYNPLVFILPPWKEIYQTDGQRKQDWTEAVQTFEKMLDTYAGYGYETVTVPKGPVRKRADFVLGYVEGLGGK; encoded by the coding sequence ATGAAAAGGTGTTGGATCCAAAATAACTTTTATGTCATTACCGGAGGTCCCGGAGTGGGGAAAACCACCCTTCTGGAAGAACTGAAGAACAGGGGCCATAGGACGGTCCCCGAGATTGCCCGTGAACTGATTCGTGAACAGCAGCAGAAGGACGGCAATGCCCTTCCCTGGCGGGACAGGGAGTTGTACAGGGACATCCTGTTTGAACGTTCCGTTATTGGCTTTGAGGAGAACTGTCATGGGATATCCAAGGAGTTGCCGGTCTTTTTTGACCGGGGGTTTTTGGATGCCATATGCTACGGGGAACTTATCCGGACGGCAATCAGTAGGCGCATGAAGGCGTATGCGGAAAATTGGCGGTACAACCCACTGGTATTTATCCTTCCCCCATGGAAGGAAATCTACCAAACGGACGGCCAGCGGAAACAGGATTGGACGGAAGCTGTACAGACCTTTGAGAAGATGTTGGATACCTATGCCGGTTATGGGTATGAGACCGTTACGGTGCCCAAGGGACCGGTCAGGAAGAGAGCTGATTTTGTATTGGGGTATGTAGAAGGACTTGGTGGCAAATAG
- a CDS encoding transposase, with protein MAAEKIALIYKRRWQIELLFKQLKQNFPLKYFLGDNENAIEIQIWSAMLANLLLTLIKSQVKRKWAFSNLVSLVRQQLMNYISLYRFLEDPEGSWRAIIQEDILKNQNTLFPEMRGACP; from the coding sequence ATGGCAGCAGAGAAGATAGCACTCATCTATAAAAGACGCTGGCAGATAGAGCTATTATTCAAACAGCTTAAGCAGAACTTCCCTTTAAAGTACTTCTTGGGCGACAATGAAAATGCCATAGAAATACAGATATGGTCGGCCATGTTGGCCAATCTCCTTTTGACCTTGATCAAAAGCCAGGTCAAAAGGAAATGGGCTTTCTCCAACTTGGTATCCCTGGTCAGACAGCAATTAATGAATTATATCAGCTTGTATAGGTTCCTGGAGGATCCGGAAGGAAGCTGGAGAGCCATCATACAAGAAGATATTTTGAAAAATCAAAACACACTGTTCCCTGAGATGAGGGGGGCTTGCCCCTGA
- a CDS encoding IS4 family transposase, with translation MGKSSNFSGQPIFNQLIKFIDKGEVREIARRHNAERYVKKFTTYNHLIVMLFVAFEGYHSIRETLVGLLANAHRLAHLGLNYVVRRSTLSEANKRRVSDVFADIYMSVYQRHGDSLTDSRLKDADMKRLYIMDSTTISLFKDILKGVGRNPKTGKKKGGIKAHTIIRASDHVPYLVRYSAAVRHDHTFLDEVFNLPGGSIITFDKGYVDYGKYEVLTESGIWYVTRLKDNAVYQARKEFNIPDQADSGVLKDEEIILRYGKNKQQEHRSRRIAYWDSKSERRLSSLPIILRWQQRR, from the coding sequence ATGGGCAAAAGTAGTAATTTTAGCGGACAGCCGATATTCAATCAGTTAATAAAGTTCATTGACAAGGGGGAGGTAAGGGAGATAGCCCGCAGGCATAATGCGGAGCGTTATGTGAAGAAGTTCACGACTTATAACCACTTGATAGTAATGCTGTTTGTAGCATTTGAGGGCTATCATTCCATTCGTGAGACACTTGTCGGTTTGTTGGCCAATGCCCATAGATTGGCCCATTTGGGTCTGAACTATGTGGTAAGGCGGAGTACGTTATCAGAAGCCAACAAACGACGTGTGAGCGATGTGTTCGCCGATATATACATGAGTGTGTACCAAAGGCATGGTGACAGTTTAACGGACAGCCGGTTGAAGGATGCTGATATGAAGAGGCTCTATATTATGGATTCTACCACCATTAGTCTGTTCAAGGATATTCTCAAGGGAGTAGGCAGGAACCCTAAAACGGGCAAAAAGAAAGGAGGTATTAAGGCCCACACCATCATCAGGGCGAGTGACCATGTTCCTTATCTTGTCCGTTACAGTGCGGCTGTCCGACATGACCATACCTTCCTGGATGAGGTTTTCAACCTGCCCGGGGGCTCTATCATCACTTTTGATAAGGGATATGTGGATTATGGAAAATATGAGGTCCTGACCGAAAGCGGGATATGGTATGTGACCAGGTTAAAAGACAATGCTGTCTATCAGGCCCGAAAGGAGTTTAATATTCCTGATCAGGCAGATTCCGGAGTACTCAAGGATGAAGAAATCATCTTACGATATGGCAAGAACAAGCAACAGGAGCACCGTTCCAGGAGAATAGCCTATTGGGACAGCAAAAGTGAACGCCGTTTGAGTTCATTACCAATAATTTTGAGATGGCAGCAGAGAAGATAG
- a CDS encoding family 20 glycosylhydrolase, with protein MRNTLLSLFSTLCFIGISLQVLGQKENVSKGFVTKKGIEELKEVPVKLIPYPDSVLWERGERIVVDGLELQGEGNISESLWNECYDIIGEKDFLPTKKNLLIITLEKIPKLEREAYNLMASQEGVTIQSNTEEGFYYGLKTLRQLIIQENGIHYVPRVKIYDKPRFPIRGFMIDAGRNYQDLELIKEHLEIMSDYKLNVFHWHLTDRPAWRIESKAYPQLTAAENHREGRNAGSYYSYTLVSGKK; from the coding sequence ATGAGAAATACCCTATTGTCCTTGTTTTCAACACTCTGTTTTATTGGAATATCCTTGCAGGTATTGGGACAAAAAGAAAACGTTTCCAAAGGTTTTGTGACCAAAAAGGGAATAGAAGAGCTAAAGGAAGTGCCTGTGAAATTGATACCCTATCCTGATTCGGTCTTGTGGGAACGAGGAGAAAGGATCGTCGTAGACGGTCTGGAACTGCAAGGAGAAGGAAATATAAGCGAGTCATTATGGAATGAGTGCTATGACATCATTGGAGAAAAGGACTTTTTACCTACTAAAAAAAATCTTCTGATCATTACGCTAGAGAAAATCCCAAAACTGGAAAGGGAAGCCTATAATCTCATGGCCTCTCAGGAGGGAGTGACCATTCAATCAAATACAGAAGAGGGCTTTTATTATGGACTGAAAACCCTTCGACAATTGATCATTCAAGAAAATGGCATCCATTATGTTCCCAGGGTCAAAATATATGATAAGCCCCGGTTTCCCATTCGTGGATTCATGATAGATGCAGGAAGGAATTATCAGGATCTGGAATTGATAAAAGAGCATCTTGAGATTATGTCAGACTATAAATTGAATGTGTTTCACTGGCATTTGACCGATAGGCCAGCGTGGCGGATAGAAAGTAAGGCTTACCCACAGCTGACTGCAGCCGAAAACCACAGGGAAGGGAGGAATGCCGGCAGCTATTATTCTTATACATTGGTGTCCGGTAAAAAATAA
- a CDS encoding GDSL-type esterase/lipase family protein, whose translation MKILKKNSNRGILFLIILFLLTINVNAQTKIKVACIGNSVTYGLGISTRNVFSYPARLQFLLGKEYEVKNYGHSGATLLRKGHRPYSLTKEFGNALTYKPDIAIINLGLNDTDPRNWPDYGLSFEADYAWLIEQFRNVNPNIEIYVGLLTPIFSGHPRFGSGTHLWHKAINNKIVKVAHANGVGLIDLFTPLVNRPDLFPDHIHPIEEGAAIMANTVCSYLVKDFGGLKIPELFADGMVLQRGDRIPVFGRGNPDQVVTVDFQGKKRRAVVDSGGNWILYLTGVKTGGPFVMEIHHSEETITLKDVSVGDVWLCMGQSNMDFPLQASRSWRTGEVPLKNQNIRLFKFHALKSTDNIPWDRATLEKVNGLGYFKGSWNVERKGFSAIGYHFGVSVQDRLKVPIGIVQLSLGGAPIEAFMDKEVLWDDPQLVNLLKDWINSDYIMPWVRERATVNMTHKVSERQRHPYQPSYIYDAALCNIVPFGIKGILWYQGESNTHNPGLYKRMFFRMIEDFRKKWQNDRLPVYFVQLPGMDRPSWPCFRKMQHEIDQELSFSEMAVTLDLGDSLNVHPAKKREVGERLAIKALSNTYSMDILANAPKMTSVEDGQDEIIVSFEDGEGLCTLNGESVMGFELVNAKGQSVAVRGNIKGGQVKLPVHNNFQVKEVRYGFKPFTRANLSNMSGMPMGTSSIKIPSKISGKHK comes from the coding sequence ATGAAAATCCTGAAGAAGAATTCAAATAGGGGAATCCTATTTTTAATAATCCTGTTTTTACTGACGATCAATGTAAATGCACAAACCAAAATAAAGGTGGCGTGCATAGGCAATTCAGTCACCTATGGTTTGGGGATTTCGACAAGAAACGTGTTCTCTTATCCTGCCAGGCTTCAATTTCTGTTAGGAAAGGAGTATGAAGTCAAAAATTATGGTCACAGCGGGGCTACACTACTACGGAAAGGTCACCGTCCCTATTCTTTGACCAAAGAATTTGGTAATGCCCTGACCTATAAACCTGACATAGCCATCATCAATTTGGGATTAAACGATACGGATCCAAGAAATTGGCCCGATTACGGTCTTTCTTTCGAAGCCGATTATGCCTGGTTAATAGAACAATTCAGGAATGTAAACCCAAACATTGAAATCTATGTGGGATTGTTAACACCGATATTCAGTGGTCACCCACGTTTCGGATCAGGTACCCATCTTTGGCACAAAGCAATCAATAACAAGATCGTTAAAGTGGCCCATGCAAATGGGGTAGGATTGATAGATTTATTTACCCCTCTGGTAAATCGGCCGGACTTGTTCCCAGACCATATCCATCCCATAGAAGAAGGAGCCGCTATAATGGCAAATACGGTTTGTTCATATCTTGTCAAAGATTTTGGAGGGTTGAAAATACCGGAATTATTTGCCGATGGTATGGTCCTTCAGCGAGGAGATCGTATTCCTGTTTTTGGTAGAGGGAATCCAGACCAGGTGGTGACCGTGGATTTTCAAGGTAAAAAAAGGCGTGCAGTGGTGGATTCGGGAGGGAATTGGATCCTATACCTTACCGGGGTTAAAACAGGAGGTCCATTTGTGATGGAAATCCACCATTCCGAGGAGACCATTACCTTAAAAGATGTATCGGTAGGGGATGTATGGTTATGTATGGGCCAATCGAACATGGATTTTCCCTTACAAGCTTCCCGATCATGGAGAACGGGAGAAGTACCGTTAAAAAACCAAAATATTAGACTTTTTAAATTCCATGCCTTAAAGTCAACCGACAATATTCCTTGGGACAGGGCAACCCTTGAGAAAGTCAACGGACTCGGATATTTTAAGGGTAGCTGGAACGTAGAAAGGAAGGGATTTTCTGCGATAGGCTATCATTTTGGAGTGTCCGTACAAGACCGGCTAAAGGTACCAATCGGTATTGTCCAGTTGAGTTTAGGAGGGGCCCCAATCGAAGCATTTATGGATAAAGAGGTACTTTGGGATGACCCGCAATTGGTTAATTTATTGAAGGATTGGATTAATTCGGATTATATCATGCCATGGGTGAGGGAAAGGGCAACGGTCAATATGACCCATAAAGTTTCCGAAAGACAACGGCATCCTTACCAACCTTCCTATATATATGATGCAGCATTATGCAATATCGTTCCTTTCGGCATCAAAGGGATCTTATGGTACCAAGGGGAGAGCAATACCCATAATCCTGGTTTGTATAAAAGGATGTTCTTTCGAATGATCGAGGATTTTCGTAAGAAATGGCAAAATGATCGACTTCCGGTTTATTTTGTCCAGCTTCCCGGGATGGACCGTCCTTCTTGGCCTTGTTTCAGGAAAATGCAACATGAAATTGACCAAGAACTTTCATTTTCGGAAATGGCGGTAACGTTGGATCTTGGAGATTCGCTCAACGTACATCCTGCAAAAAAGAGGGAGGTAGGTGAACGCTTGGCCATAAAGGCCCTATCCAATACCTATTCCATGGATATTTTGGCAAACGCCCCAAAAATGACATCGGTGGAAGATGGACAGGACGAGATTATCGTGAGCTTTGAAGATGGAGAGGGACTATGTACCCTCAATGGTGAAAGCGTGATGGGGTTTGAACTGGTCAACGCAAAGGGACAATCGGTAGCGGTTCGTGGAAATATAAAGGGTGGTCAAGTGAAGCTGCCGGTACACAATAACTTTCAGGTGAAGGAAGTACGGTATGGATTTAAGCCTTTTACAAGAGCCAACCTGTCCAACATGTCAGGAATGCCCATGGGTACTTCATCCATAAAGATACCATCAAAAATTAGCGGGAAACATAAGTAA
- a CDS encoding creatininase family protein, whose amino-acid sequence MKKYILNQCSWKTIKEEKFGMALLPWGATEPHNYHLPYGTDTLQSEKIAELVADKAYTNGVKCMVLPSIPLGVQNPGQVDYPFCLHTRPTTQRAILQDILAALDRQGIHKVIIINSHGGNGFKPFIRELQVQFEHCFIGVIDWFNVMNNEDYFDEPGDHAGEMETSVMQFCYPELVLPLEEAGEGKATGFKLAGLNSKLVWTPRNWGKISNDTGVGNPRKASANKGRLFLDDLTNSIMEFLMELDKVGPMDIYQKR is encoded by the coding sequence ATGAAAAAATACATATTGAACCAATGCAGTTGGAAAACGATCAAAGAGGAAAAGTTCGGCATGGCCCTACTTCCCTGGGGTGCCACAGAACCGCACAACTATCATTTGCCGTATGGAACGGATACACTTCAATCGGAAAAAATCGCCGAATTAGTTGCCGATAAGGCCTATACCAATGGAGTTAAATGCATGGTGCTTCCCTCCATTCCCTTGGGAGTACAAAATCCCGGACAAGTCGATTATCCTTTTTGCCTTCATACAAGACCAACCACCCAGCGGGCGATTTTGCAGGATATTTTAGCGGCATTGGATCGTCAAGGAATCCATAAAGTGATCATTATCAACAGTCATGGGGGCAACGGATTTAAACCCTTCATCCGGGAGCTCCAAGTTCAGTTTGAACATTGTTTTATCGGAGTAATCGATTGGTTTAACGTAATGAACAATGAAGATTATTTTGACGAGCCCGGTGACCATGCTGGAGAAATGGAAACCAGCGTCATGCAGTTTTGCTACCCGGAGTTGGTTTTGCCCTTGGAAGAGGCAGGTGAGGGTAAAGCTACCGGATTTAAATTGGCAGGTCTGAACAGTAAGTTGGTATGGACACCAAGGAATTGGGGGAAAATAAGCAATGACACCGGAGTGGGCAATCCGCGAAAAGCCTCTGCCAACAAAGGAAGACTTTTTTTGGACGACCTGACCAATAGCATCATGGAATTTTTAATGGAATTGGACAAGGTAGGTCCCATGGACATTTACCAAAAACGGTGA